GTCGTTGGTGCGATTGAGATTCTGCAGCGCGATCAGCGCGGGCTGGTTCGTGTTGACGCTCAGCGTCATGCGCGGCCTCCGATCGGCGATTTTGCCGTTGGTTGCGATCGCGCGCGATTCGGCGTGCGATCCGGTCGCCGCCAGAATTGAGGCCAGAAAGTAAGATTATGGTTAACAGAAATAAACCATGCGCATTAACCGCCGCGACCTGACGTCGCATCGGCGGCTAGGTCAGGCGCGACAGCCTCAGGCCTGCCCGTCGAAAACGTCCCCGCTTTCGTAATCCGCGCCATCCCGCATCCGCAGCACTTCCTCTCGCGGGAACTGCTGAAGGGTTTCCCCCGTGCGGCGATCGACGGTCTTATAGACAAATTCGCCAGAGGCTTCGTCATGCTCGATGACGAGCCTTAGGTCACCAAGCTGAGGACCATCATCGACCGGCTTGGCCGGCTCGGCCTTTTGAGCGGCCTCAGTCGTCCGTGCGGCCTCAGCTTCAACGGCCTGGAAGACCTGTCCCACAACGGCTTTAGCGCCCTCGGAAGCCTCCGGGGCGTTGGGCGGGGAAACGGGAGCGACGTAGTCCTTGATGGCCGACAATGCGGCTTTGGGTTCCATTTGCTAAACGCCGACTTTTATCGGTCGGCCCTCCTTTTCTGTTGAGGTTGGTCCCGCAACCGAACCGGAAAAGGCGGAGGCGGGCCGAAGAGCCCGCCTCCGTCCCTGCCCCTTAGCGGAACAGGCTCAGGATCGACGACGACGATTGGTTCGCGATCGACAGCGCCTGCACGCCCAGCTGCTGCTTGGTTTGCAGCGACTGCAGCTTGGCGCTTTCCTTGGCCAGATCGGCGTCCACCAGATTGCCCACGCCGGCGTCCAGGCTGTCTTGCAGCTTGCCGACGAAGGTCAGGTGGGTGTCGAGACCGACAGAGCTGGTGCCCAGCGAAGCCAGCTTGTTGGTGGCCGTCTGCAGCGCCGTATCAATGGTGCCGATCATCGTCTTGGCGGCCGCCGCGGTCGCGAAGGTCGAGCCGGTCGTCAGGCCAATGCCCGCCAGCGAGATGGTCTTAGCGTTGACGGTGAAGCCGGTGCCGTCCGAGTTGGCCAGGAAGGTCAGCTTGGTGGTCGAACCGTCAGCGATGCTGACGCCGTTGAACTTGGCGTTCGTCGCGGCCTTCTCGATCTGGTCGCGCAGCGACTCGAAGTCGGCCTTCAGGGCGTTGAAAGAAGCGGTGTTCAGCGAGGTGTCGGAAGCGGCCAGGGCCTTTTCCTTCATCTTGCCGAGCAGGTCGGTGATGGTGTCGCCGGCGGCGAGCGCGACGTCGATCGTCGACTGGCCACGCTGCAGCGAGTCCTTGACCGAGTTCAGGCTGGAGGCGGTGGCCGACTGGTTCTTCGCGGTCGCCCAGATCGCGCCATTGTCCTTGGCGGTGGCGATCTTCTTGCCGGTGTTGATCCGCTGCTGAACGGTCGTCAGCTCGGAGTTCGTCGAGTTCAGGTTTTGCAGGGCGATCAGAGCGCCCGAGTTCGTATTGATGCTGTTCAGCGCCATAACGAAAGAGTCCTTTTCAAGGTGTCCGACGCCATTTTGGCTGCCGGGAGCATTTTGCTCGGAAGGACCCGTAGCAATTGCCGGGCCAATTCTGCCCAGCGACGGACCGGAGCTAAAGCGCTGAAAAATATACGTTATTGTTCCATTAACGACGAAGGCCCCCGGCACTTTCTGCCGGGAGCCTTT
The DNA window shown above is from Caulobacter sp. FWC26 and carries:
- a CDS encoding flagellar protein FlaG, whose translation is MEPKAALSAIKDYVAPVSPPNAPEASEGAKAVVGQVFQAVEAEAARTTEAAQKAEPAKPVDDGPQLGDLRLVIEHDEASGEFVYKTVDRRTGETLQQFPREEVLRMRDGADYESGDVFDGQA
- the fljK gene encoding flagellin FljK, producing MALNSINTNSGALIALQNLNSTNSELTTVQQRINTGKKIATAKDNGAIWATAKNQSATASSLNSVKDSLQRGQSTIDVALAAGDTITDLLGKMKEKALAASDTSLNTASFNALKADFESLRDQIEKAATNAKFNGVSIADGSTTKLTFLANSDGTGFTVNAKTISLAGIGLTTGSTFATAAAAKTMIGTIDTALQTATNKLASLGTSSVGLDTHLTFVGKLQDSLDAGVGNLVDADLAKESAKLQSLQTKQQLGVQALSIANQSSSSILSLFR